CTTTGCAAAAGGCGTTGGAAAGGCACACCTTAATCACAATGAACAAGAAGTGTATGACTCCTATAAATTCGTTGGTTGTGTTAAATCCAGTCGCGAACCGGAAGAAATTCCTGGAGATTTATCATTTACTAAATCTGCATTAGCGGCTTTGTTTCGGCCGTATTACGGAGAAGAATTCGAAGTTGAAGGCATTGGCCCTAGATATCATAAATTTACTAATGGATTGCCTACTCAATGTAAGGATAACTTTATTCCGAAATCAATGAATGATTTAACAATTGAGACAAAGCAATATTTAAAGGCATATTAAAGACAGAATGATCGTGTAATTGTGAATTCGTCGTTATAGATTTTGTCTTTAGGCATTTTGCTAAACATCTTATAAAACAAAATTAGGAATCAAATGAATATAATACTTATCTTTCTTTCTACAATTTTACTGCTCACTTGTAATAAATTTGAAAGTAATAAATATCTAACGGACACATATGCTCTGACTAAAAGAGAGAACAAGGATCAGACGGCGAAGGCTCTTGAATTTGAAAAGATCGGTTTGACCTTCTATAAGAATAAAAAAGATGCCGATGCAATATCTGCATATGAGAAGGCTCTCGAAGTTTATGCGACCGGTAGTATTTATTATAATTATGGTAACAGTCTTTGGAATATTGGCAATTTAGATTTAGCAATCCGATCTTATGAGATTGCTGAGCTGCTGAATTACGAAAGAAAAGACCTTTTATACTACAATTTAGCATGCGCTTATTCAAGAAAAGAAATGGAAATTAAGGCATTCGAATATTTAGATAAAGCAGTTAATAACGGATACAAGAATTTTCATCGTATCCTAACTGACGATGACCTTCAATATTTGAGAGTTGATATAAATTGGCCAAGTAGAAAATATTTAGTTGATGCAAGTAAGCAATTCTTCTTGGCCGAAATTAAAAATTTAAAGCAGCCAATTTCACTTCATATTGGAACGGACGGAATTACATTTTGCCCTAACGGAAAGTTTAGAGAGGATGCCGCTGCCGGAATAGGTGAAATTGTTTTAGGCACCTGGAGATATGATTCAAATGTTAATAAAATTCTTATGCATTCCCATAGTAAAAGCTGCATAAAGCCAGAAGATTCAAACATTGACCCTGAAGGGAATATATGCAAGTCGGGATATAAAATGTGTAAAGACGGATCGAGTGAATTTGAGTGTGAAGAAATTAATTTAGAGTATGAGTTAAATTGGGAAGATTACATAGATCGAGGTGGTCCTCCGTCAAGGCATACCTCTTGTAATTAACGGATTAGGAAATCTTCTGAAGATTGTTCAAGCTTTTAATTTCGAAATGAATGAAGATTGATCGGACGATTCGAAAAAATTCTTTGAATTAATGGGAAAGGGGTATAAATGAGTTATTTAAAGTATTTTTGTTCGGACGCTGAGAATATTCATCAAGTTGAAAAGCTCTTGAATAAGATTGGCAATACTTTGCTAAAAGCAGTTGCTTTCTTCGTTGTAATTAATCTGTTTTCCTGTCGGCAAGAACAAATAAAATTAAAACCCGCAAAGTCAATTGATAAAGTCATAAAAGAAAATCAATTTTCCAATACTTCCGGATTGCATGCTCTTTATTTAAAGTTCAATGATAACGGCTCATACGAATTTAGCTATGATTCAGAGGGTTGGACTTGGTTCAACAAAGGTAAATACTCTTTCAAAAATAACTCTATTGAGTTGAAGTCCAACTTTTGTACTTCAGGAGAACGGAATGGTCAGGACTGCCCGGCAACCTTCCATAACGGTAAATGCATCATTGAACCTACTCCTTTGGATATTGAATATGAGTATTCTTTGGTATGTTCATCTAATCATAAATTTAAGGTGTTTAGCTCGGATGCAAAACCATCAAATGTCGTTACCTTTAATATAGAACAATCTTTACTTCCCGCTGGAAATGAACGAGTATATATGAATCGTAAAATTATTACTATGGGGAATAGAGTTGGT
The Leptospira barantonii genome window above contains:
- a CDS encoding tetratricopeptide repeat protein, which encodes MNIILIFLSTILLLTCNKFESNKYLTDTYALTKRENKDQTAKALEFEKIGLTFYKNKKDADAISAYEKALEVYATGSIYYNYGNSLWNIGNLDLAIRSYEIAELLNYERKDLLYYNLACAYSRKEMEIKAFEYLDKAVNNGYKNFHRILTDDDLQYLRVDINWPSRKYLVDASKQFFLAEIKNLKQPISLHIGTDGITFCPNGKFREDAAAGIGEIVLGTWRYDSNVNKILMHSHSKSCIKPEDSNIDPEGNICKSGYKMCKDGSSEFECEEINLEYELNWEDYIDRGGPPSRHTSCN